One Mycolicibacterium goodii genomic region harbors:
- a CDS encoding HD domain-containing protein — protein MNTPTTLRPMFPQTPTAMAAFTAAARFYSPAMLNHCLRSYLWGSTYAAKHGIAFDAELLYVAALLHDIGLTDPFDSHRIAFEEAGGELAWVFGVAAGWPTERAARAAEVIVLHMRDDVAPADDAESHLLQVATSWDVAGRHAEEFSMPTRTEILTRYPRLGFGDEFLACFADQAVRKPESAAATSMRTNGAGRIKGNPLDR, from the coding sequence ATGAACACACCGACAACGCTTCGCCCGATGTTTCCGCAGACACCGACGGCGATGGCAGCGTTCACCGCGGCCGCCCGGTTCTATTCACCGGCCATGCTGAATCACTGCCTCCGCTCCTACCTGTGGGGTTCGACGTACGCCGCGAAGCACGGCATCGCCTTCGACGCCGAACTCCTCTATGTAGCGGCACTGTTGCACGACATCGGCCTCACCGATCCGTTCGACAGCCACCGGATCGCGTTCGAGGAAGCCGGTGGAGAACTCGCGTGGGTGTTCGGGGTCGCCGCAGGCTGGCCGACCGAGCGGGCCGCGCGGGCCGCCGAGGTCATCGTGCTGCACATGCGCGACGACGTCGCACCGGCCGACGACGCCGAATCGCACCTGCTGCAGGTCGCCACGAGCTGGGATGTCGCCGGCCGTCACGCCGAGGAGTTCTCGATGCCGACCCGCACGGAGATCCTCACCCGCTACCCGCGGCTTGGTTTCGGTGACGAGTTCCTCGCGTGCTTCGCCGACCAGGCGGTGCGCAAGCCGGAATCCGCGGCCGCCACCTCGATGCGCACCAACGGCGCCGGCCGCATCAAGGGCAATCCGCTCGACCGGTGA
- a CDS encoding alpha/beta hydrolase: MPRPALLVVHGAWHRPEHFGLLVEELSDFDVHTVALTSSGTDPGTLGDMYTDAAVIAAAAAAIDGPVAVLAHSYGGIPTTQGLRYATNVRHIVYLASFQLQAGQSLLSTNGGRLMPWVARRDGHVQAETPLHTFYNDVDPVIARKAMAWLGYQSYASMHQELTATAWQVIPSTYIVCEADNAIPVARQEVFARNADAVKRLPTSHSPFLSRPAALAELVAESLT, translated from the coding sequence ATGCCGCGTCCCGCTCTGCTCGTCGTTCACGGCGCATGGCACCGCCCTGAGCACTTCGGCCTCCTGGTGGAAGAACTCTCGGATTTCGACGTGCATACGGTCGCCCTGACGAGCAGTGGTACGGACCCGGGCACGCTCGGGGACATGTACACCGACGCCGCGGTCATCGCGGCCGCGGCCGCGGCGATCGACGGGCCCGTGGCGGTCCTGGCGCACTCCTACGGCGGCATTCCCACCACGCAGGGGCTGCGGTACGCGACGAACGTACGTCACATCGTCTACCTCGCGTCGTTCCAGCTGCAGGCCGGTCAGTCCCTGCTGTCGACGAACGGCGGCAGGCTGATGCCGTGGGTCGCGCGCCGCGACGGCCACGTCCAGGCGGAGACACCGTTGCACACCTTCTACAACGACGTCGACCCCGTCATCGCCAGGAAGGCCATGGCGTGGCTCGGCTACCAGTCCTACGCGTCGATGCACCAGGAGCTCACCGCCACCGCGTGGCAGGTCATCCCGAGCACGTACATCGTCTGTGAGGCCGACAATGCGATCCCGGTCGCCAGGCAGGAAGTGTTCGCGCGCAACGCCGATGCGGTCAAGCGCCTGCCCACGTCGCATTCGCCGTTTTTGTCCCGACCCGCCGCTTTGGCGGAACTCGTCGCCGAATCCCTCACCTGA
- a CDS encoding NADP-dependent oxidoreductase → MRAIITQDRAAGIDGLTLAEVPYPHAAENDVIVAVRAAAFTPGELDWPATWTDRAGRDRTPSVPGHEVSGVVAELGFGTTGLSVGQRVFGLTDWCRNGTLAEYVAVEARNLAPLSATIDHATAAALPISGLTAWQALFTHGHLTPGETALIHGAAGGVGSIAVQLAKEAGAHVIGTGRTADREYVLDLGAEKFVDLDNDRLEDVGEVNLVLDVIGGQILYRSAALVPPTGTVVSIVEPPRIPADNGRPVFFVVEPDRAGLVELERRLRDGRLRPRVGTIYPLAEAKTAFAPAHRPRGKSIIQVSEES, encoded by the coding sequence ATGCGAGCGATCATCACGCAGGACCGCGCAGCCGGAATCGACGGCCTGACCCTCGCGGAGGTGCCGTATCCGCATGCTGCCGAGAACGACGTCATCGTCGCGGTGCGCGCGGCGGCGTTCACACCCGGCGAACTCGACTGGCCGGCGACCTGGACCGACCGGGCCGGGCGCGACCGCACACCGTCGGTCCCCGGGCACGAGGTGTCCGGCGTGGTCGCCGAACTCGGCTTCGGAACCACCGGGTTGTCGGTCGGGCAAAGGGTTTTCGGTCTGACCGACTGGTGCCGCAACGGCACACTGGCCGAGTACGTGGCCGTCGAGGCACGCAACCTCGCGCCGCTGTCGGCCACCATCGACCACGCCACCGCTGCGGCGCTGCCGATTTCCGGCCTCACCGCATGGCAGGCATTGTTCACGCACGGCCATCTGACTCCGGGCGAGACCGCCCTGATCCACGGTGCCGCAGGCGGGGTGGGATCGATCGCGGTGCAGCTCGCCAAGGAGGCCGGAGCCCATGTCATCGGCACGGGACGCACCGCCGACCGCGAGTACGTGCTCGATCTGGGAGCGGAGAAATTCGTCGACCTCGACAACGACCGACTCGAGGACGTCGGTGAGGTGAACCTCGTCCTTGACGTCATCGGCGGTCAGATCCTCTACCGCTCAGCGGCATTGGTGCCTCCGACCGGAACGGTGGTCAGCATCGTCGAACCACCGCGTATCCCGGCCGACAACGGGAGGCCCGTGTTCTTCGTCGTCGAACCCGATCGCGCCGGCCTCGTCGAACTCGAACGCAGGCTCCGCGACGGACGGTTGCGCCCACGCGTCGGAACGATTTACCCGCTCGCCGAAGCGAAGACAGCGTTCGCCCCGGCGCACCGCCCGCGCGGCAAGTCGATCATCCAGGTCAGTGAGGAGTCCTGA
- a CDS encoding cupin domain-containing protein, protein MLNAGNVKVSDLLSVMPPPIPQGAHAMTQLVEIPPADDGVAPHRHSGPVFGYVLEGRMLFELEGEEPREIIAGEAFWEPGGDVVHYQMRNLEATSWTRFLAVCLCAPGVDMITMLDPEEIAERDALRHPSARQFAR, encoded by the coding sequence ATGTTGAACGCAGGCAATGTCAAAGTGTCCGATCTCCTGAGCGTCATGCCGCCGCCCATACCTCAGGGCGCCCACGCGATGACGCAATTGGTGGAGATCCCTCCGGCCGATGACGGTGTGGCTCCGCACCGCCATTCCGGGCCCGTCTTCGGCTACGTCCTGGAAGGACGGATGCTGTTCGAACTGGAAGGCGAGGAGCCGCGCGAAATCATTGCAGGCGAGGCATTCTGGGAGCCCGGTGGAGACGTGGTGCACTACCAGATGCGCAATCTGGAGGCCACCTCGTGGACCCGCTTTCTCGCCGTGTGCCTGTGCGCGCCGGGTGTCGACATGATCACCATGCTCGACCCGGAGGAGATCGCCGAACGAGATGCGTTGCGCCACCCCTCTGCCCGGCAGTTCGCGCGGTGA
- a CDS encoding PLP-dependent aminotransferase family protein encodes MDRIAGLDLHLDRPAGRTREGLMDAIRDAIRSGRLVSGTRLPSSRALAVDLGIARNTVARAYAELIAEGWLTSQHGSHTTVSPRAAEAARSVSPPPRPRAPRRLDHDLRPGHPDLSSFPRAEWSRAVKRALSNAPSEAFGYADPQGRLELRRMLAEYLARARGVRARPCNIVVCCGAAQGLSLVAGALAETGVNAVAVEAYGLPTQRAAIARAGLRCPPLPVDDHGADVAALDTMGDVGGVLLTPSHQFPLGVPLHSDRRAAVIDWARRTGGVVIEDDYDGEFRYDRSPVGALHGVDPAHVVYLGTTSKSLAPGLRLGWLVLPDRLVDAVLRQKGETEETSGFVDQLTMAEFIESGSYDRHIRTMRAQYQRRREQLVAAVTAASAATTVAGMPAGLHVTLEIAGVNASALAHQLAWRRLGVEGLDRFRHPEFDGVRDGLVLSYAAPSPSAWSAALAAVVRQLP; translated from the coding sequence ATGGACCGAATCGCTGGGCTGGATCTTCACCTGGACCGCCCGGCCGGCAGGACCCGTGAGGGCCTCATGGACGCCATCCGCGACGCGATCCGATCGGGCCGGCTGGTCTCGGGCACCCGCCTACCGTCGAGCCGCGCCCTGGCGGTCGACCTCGGCATCGCGCGCAACACCGTCGCGCGCGCCTACGCCGAGCTGATCGCCGAGGGCTGGCTGACGTCCCAGCACGGTTCGCACACCACGGTTTCGCCGCGCGCGGCCGAGGCGGCCCGTTCGGTTTCCCCACCGCCGAGGCCGCGGGCACCCCGCCGCCTCGACCACGACCTGCGCCCCGGCCATCCTGACCTGTCCTCGTTTCCGCGCGCGGAGTGGAGTCGCGCGGTCAAACGGGCACTGAGCAACGCGCCGTCCGAGGCGTTCGGCTACGCCGACCCGCAGGGCCGTCTCGAACTGCGCCGTATGCTGGCCGAGTACCTGGCCCGTGCGCGGGGCGTGCGGGCCAGGCCATGCAACATCGTCGTGTGCTGCGGCGCCGCGCAGGGGCTGAGCCTGGTCGCCGGCGCGCTGGCGGAAACCGGGGTCAACGCAGTGGCCGTCGAGGCGTACGGCCTGCCCACGCAACGCGCCGCGATCGCCCGGGCGGGCCTGCGTTGTCCCCCGCTGCCGGTGGATGATCACGGCGCCGACGTGGCGGCGCTCGACACCATGGGTGATGTCGGCGGCGTGCTGCTCACCCCGAGCCACCAGTTCCCGCTCGGCGTACCGCTGCACTCAGACCGCCGCGCCGCGGTCATCGACTGGGCGCGACGCACCGGCGGGGTGGTCATCGAGGACGACTACGACGGCGAATTCCGTTACGACCGCAGCCCGGTGGGCGCCCTCCACGGCGTCGACCCCGCGCACGTCGTCTATCTGGGCACGACCAGCAAGTCACTGGCTCCCGGTCTCCGCCTGGGCTGGTTGGTGCTGCCGGACCGCCTCGTCGATGCGGTGTTACGCCAGAAGGGCGAGACCGAGGAGACCTCCGGGTTCGTCGACCAGCTGACGATGGCCGAGTTCATCGAATCCGGTTCCTATGACCGGCATATCCGCACCATGCGGGCGCAGTACCAGCGCCGCCGCGAACAACTCGTCGCCGCGGTGACCGCGGCGTCGGCCGCGACCACGGTGGCCGGTATGCCCGCCGGTCTGCACGTGACGTTGGAGATCGCCGGCGTCAACGCGAGCGCGCTGGCTCACCAACTCGCATGGCGCCGGCTCGGGGTCGAGGGCCTCGACCGGTTTCGCCACCCCGAATTCGACGGTGTCCGTGACGGTTTGGTGTTGAGCTATGCCGCACCGTCACCGAGCGCGTGGTCGGCTGCGCTCGCCGCTGTGGTCCGGCAGCTGCCCTGA
- a CDS encoding CsbD family protein, with the protein MDKAKNKAQHLIGQAKEAAGKVTGHRGTEHHGRADQTKAHLHDAGEKVKDTFDRLVHHRGAGPGRRTP; encoded by the coding sequence ATGGACAAGGCGAAGAACAAAGCCCAGCATCTCATCGGCCAGGCCAAGGAGGCGGCCGGTAAGGTCACTGGCCATCGAGGTACTGAACATCACGGCCGGGCCGACCAGACGAAGGCTCATCTGCACGACGCCGGCGAGAAGGTCAAGGACACCTTCGACAGGCTCGTGCACCATCGTGGAGCCGGACCGGGACGGAGGACGCCGTGA
- a CDS encoding SRPBCC family protein — protein MARQDSSRSNGGTATDTLRDAGQQLLGVMLQRAASSATDRVADFSDRLTNVAENGEGLRSLVRRPDRHDRDDGDDGDDGDGGDGKGSGLGSMLGGLKDKVQNALGGGSKGGKGGKKKLKLTNIVETLDVGVPLRTTYDLWTQFTEFPTFMKKVESVTQPEDEVTQWKAQVFFSHREWEATILEQVPDSHIVWRSKGAKGHVDGAVTFAALAPNLTRVALVMEYHPQGLFERTGNLWRAQGRRARLELKHFGRHAMTQTLLHPEEIEGWRGEIHDGEVVKTHEEALEEEQSGRGDEQDYEEPSEPEDYGDEGDEGYEEQDEDEGADEDAGDYEEDYLDEDADEDYDTEPDEGEDYETEDYADEDNEGEDYADEDYEDEEEPPSRSRGRRTVGAGGGRRGGRS, from the coding sequence ATGGCTAGGCAGGACTCGTCGAGGTCGAACGGCGGTACGGCAACTGACACGTTGCGCGATGCGGGACAACAACTGCTCGGTGTCATGTTGCAGCGCGCGGCATCCTCGGCCACCGATCGGGTCGCGGATTTCTCGGACCGCCTGACGAACGTGGCGGAGAACGGGGAAGGGCTGCGCTCTTTGGTGCGTCGCCCCGATCGACACGACCGCGATGACGGAGACGACGGAGACGACGGCGACGGTGGAGACGGTAAGGGTTCCGGTCTCGGTTCGATGCTCGGTGGTCTGAAGGACAAGGTTCAGAATGCGCTGGGCGGTGGATCCAAGGGCGGCAAGGGAGGCAAGAAGAAACTCAAACTCACCAACATCGTCGAGACGCTCGATGTCGGTGTGCCGCTGCGGACCACATATGACCTGTGGACTCAGTTCACCGAGTTCCCGACGTTCATGAAGAAGGTCGAGAGCGTCACCCAGCCCGAGGACGAGGTGACGCAATGGAAGGCCCAGGTCTTCTTCTCGCATCGCGAATGGGAGGCCACGATCCTGGAGCAGGTGCCGGATTCGCACATCGTCTGGCGGTCGAAGGGGGCCAAAGGACACGTGGACGGCGCCGTGACGTTCGCGGCGCTCGCCCCGAACCTGACCAGGGTGGCATTGGTGATGGAGTACCACCCGCAGGGACTGTTCGAACGGACCGGCAATCTGTGGCGTGCCCAGGGGAGGCGGGCCCGCCTGGAGCTCAAGCACTTTGGCCGTCACGCGATGACGCAGACGCTGCTGCATCCGGAGGAGATCGAGGGTTGGCGCGGCGAGATTCACGACGGTGAGGTCGTCAAGACCCACGAGGAGGCGCTCGAGGAAGAGCAGTCCGGCCGGGGCGACGAGCAGGATTACGAGGAACCCTCCGAGCCAGAGGATTACGGCGACGAGGGTGACGAAGGCTACGAGGAACAAGACGAGGACGAGGGCGCGGACGAGGACGCCGGGGACTACGAAGAGGACTACCTCGACGAGGATGCCGACGAGGATTACGACACCGAGCCCGACGAAGGCGAGGACTACGAGACCGAGGATTACGCAGACGAGGACAACGAGGGCGAGGACTACGCAGACGAGGATTACGAAGACGAAGAAGAGCCACCCAGCCGTAGTCGCGGTCGACGGACCGTCGGCGCCGGTGGCGGCCGGAGGGGTGGGCGGTCATGA
- the gvpJ gene encoding gas vesicle protein GvpJ, with protein MTITTQRESSGSNVERYTGGGSSGLAEVIELILDKGLVIDVFVRVSLVGIEILTIDARIVVASVDTFLRFAEATNRLDLYAKGKGGKDLSELAQGMMEGGAKGKTSGVLEGAVEKVDDLLGKGRDRRDREEEPAPRRRPRPRRREDDE; from the coding sequence ATGACCATCACGACGCAGCGGGAAAGTAGCGGCAGCAACGTCGAACGCTATACCGGCGGAGGATCGAGCGGGCTTGCCGAGGTCATCGAACTGATCCTCGACAAGGGCCTCGTGATCGACGTTTTCGTCCGGGTTTCGCTGGTGGGTATCGAGATTCTCACGATCGACGCACGGATCGTGGTGGCGAGCGTGGACACGTTCCTGCGGTTCGCCGAGGCCACCAACCGACTCGACCTTTACGCAAAGGGCAAGGGCGGCAAGGATCTTTCTGAGCTGGCCCAGGGAATGATGGAGGGCGGCGCGAAGGGCAAGACCTCCGGGGTGCTCGAGGGTGCCGTCGAGAAGGTCGACGACCTGCTCGGTAAAGGGCGGGATCGGCGTGACCGAGAGGAAGAACCCGCGCCCCGACGACGTCCGCGGCCCCGCCGACGCGAGGATGACGAATGA
- a CDS encoding GvpL/GvpF family gas vesicle protein, with product MSATYVYGLIRSDAELPRHLRGLGPSGRVTTISHRRVAAIVSDLPADRPLGTRDDLIAHERVLDTVAQQCAVLPMRFPAVVEESGVVDELLAPHEERFLEVLTRLDGMVQFTLKARYEQDVVLREIAEGDDEIMALRERVRKLPEDASYYDRIRLGELVVGEMERRRSDEGNQVLERLRPYAAAVAVRPQTQPDEVVNAAFLVARDRIQPFDDAVEQVGRDFAGRMRFRLLGPLAPYDFIPEG from the coding sequence ATGAGCGCCACCTACGTCTATGGTCTGATCCGCTCGGACGCCGAGCTTCCCCGGCACCTCCGCGGGCTCGGCCCGTCCGGGCGGGTCACGACCATCTCACATCGGCGGGTGGCCGCCATCGTGAGCGATCTGCCGGCCGATCGTCCGCTCGGCACGCGTGACGACCTGATCGCGCATGAGCGGGTGCTCGACACTGTGGCGCAACAGTGCGCGGTGCTACCCATGCGCTTTCCTGCCGTGGTCGAAGAATCGGGTGTGGTGGACGAACTTCTCGCACCGCACGAGGAGCGTTTTCTCGAGGTTCTGACGCGCCTGGACGGGATGGTGCAGTTCACGCTGAAGGCCCGTTACGAGCAGGACGTCGTGCTGCGCGAGATCGCCGAGGGCGACGACGAGATCATGGCTCTGCGCGAGCGCGTGCGTAAACTGCCGGAAGACGCGTCGTATTACGACCGGATACGCCTGGGCGAGTTGGTGGTCGGCGAGATGGAGCGCCGCCGCAGCGACGAGGGCAACCAGGTGCTGGAGCGGCTGCGACCATATGCCGCGGCAGTCGCCGTTCGTCCTCAGACGCAGCCCGACGAGGTCGTCAACGCCGCATTCCTGGTCGCCCGTGACCGGATCCAGCCGTTCGACGACGCCGTGGAACAGGTGGGCCGGGACTTCGCCGGCCGCATGAGGTTCCGTCTTCTCGGGCCGCTGGCGCCGTACGACTTCATACCGGAAGGCTGA
- a CDS encoding gas vesicle protein GvpG gives MGLITGLLTLPLAPVRGVVWLAEQIADYAESQYYDPANIRAELERVEEARQSGELSEEECAEWENALLSRLMYRRG, from the coding sequence ATGGGCTTGATCACCGGACTGTTGACCCTTCCCTTGGCGCCCGTCCGCGGAGTGGTGTGGTTGGCCGAGCAGATCGCGGACTACGCCGAGTCGCAGTACTACGACCCGGCGAACATCCGTGCCGAGCTTGAGCGGGTCGAAGAGGCTCGGCAATCCGGCGAGTTGTCGGAGGAGGAATGTGCCGAGTGGGAGAACGCATTGCTCAGCCGGTTGATGTACCGGCGAGGCTGA
- a CDS encoding gas vesicle protein, with amino-acid sequence MTEHSGASNGARQHRRPPRRLAAADVARAAVAEIGGLIDHDVESVIAVQRNDDGWQVGVEVVESHRIPDSADILAIYEVCLDGEGELLSYRRTRRYARGQTVGRSR; translated from the coding sequence ATGACTGAACACTCCGGGGCAAGCAATGGGGCACGGCAACACCGACGGCCGCCTCGGCGGCTCGCCGCAGCGGATGTCGCGCGTGCCGCGGTGGCGGAGATCGGCGGGCTCATCGACCACGACGTGGAGAGCGTGATCGCCGTGCAACGCAACGACGACGGTTGGCAGGTCGGCGTCGAAGTCGTTGAGAGCCACCGGATACCGGACTCCGCCGACATTCTGGCGATCTACGAGGTGTGCCTGGACGGCGAGGGTGAGCTGTTGTCCTATCGTCGTACCAGACGCTATGCCCGCGGTCAGACGGTCGGGCGGTCACGATGA
- a CDS encoding gas vesicle protein, whose product MNGDLYPTGRSHQLDHRQESTNLADILERVLDKGIVIAGDIRINLLDIELLTIKIRLLVASVDKAREIGIDWWEHDPSLSSGRGDLALENRQLRERISELEASNGHREEAPRDE is encoded by the coding sequence ATGAACGGCGACCTCTACCCGACGGGGCGTTCCCACCAACTCGACCATCGGCAGGAGAGCACGAATCTCGCCGACATCCTGGAGCGGGTGCTCGACAAGGGCATCGTCATCGCCGGCGACATCCGGATCAATCTGTTGGACATCGAGTTGCTGACGATCAAGATCCGGCTGCTGGTGGCGTCGGTGGACAAAGCCAGGGAGATCGGCATCGACTGGTGGGAGCACGACCCGTCGCTCAGCTCGGGCCGTGGTGACCTTGCGCTCGAGAATCGCCAACTGCGGGAACGGATCAGCGAACTCGAGGCGTCCAACGGCCATCGGGAAGAAGCACCCCGTGATGAGTGA
- a CDS encoding GvpL/GvpF family gas vesicle protein, producing the protein MSEHSVYLYAVGDAAIADSLGEIIGVDDVPVRAVVEGPLAAIVASVDREEFSEQSIRSHLEDLVWLEKLARAHHAVVDLLAREHSIAPVRMATVYHEDGGVRDLLRNRGDELAETLDRVRGRSEWGVKGYAAPDDAMADTDPSDVPSDKPGTSYLMRRRAERTRAARRREHVTEAADKLHHELAGLAVDHRLYPPQDPRLTGRRDEMVLNAAYLVDDDGAERLAQRVGAANGEELRLEVTGPWAPYSFTSLGQR; encoded by the coding sequence ATGAGTGAGCACAGCGTCTACCTGTATGCGGTGGGTGATGCGGCGATCGCGGATTCTCTGGGAGAGATCATCGGTGTCGACGACGTGCCGGTGCGTGCCGTCGTGGAGGGTCCGCTGGCCGCGATCGTCGCGTCCGTGGATCGTGAGGAATTCAGCGAGCAGTCCATCCGGAGCCACCTGGAGGATCTGGTTTGGCTCGAGAAGCTGGCACGCGCGCACCACGCGGTCGTCGACCTTCTCGCGCGGGAACATTCGATAGCTCCCGTGCGGATGGCGACGGTCTACCACGAAGACGGGGGAGTCCGCGACCTGCTCCGCAACCGCGGCGACGAGCTGGCCGAGACGCTCGATCGGGTTCGCGGTCGTTCGGAGTGGGGGGTCAAAGGGTACGCGGCGCCCGACGACGCGATGGCCGATACGGATCCATCGGATGTCCCCTCGGACAAGCCGGGTACCTCCTACCTGATGCGGCGCCGGGCCGAACGCACGCGTGCCGCACGACGTCGCGAGCACGTCACCGAGGCGGCCGACAAACTTCATCACGAACTGGCCGGACTCGCGGTCGACCATCGGCTCTATCCTCCGCAAGATCCGAGGCTCACCGGACGCCGCGACGAAATGGTGCTCAACGCGGCATATCTCGTCGACGACGACGGCGCCGAGCGGTTGGCGCAACGTGTCGGCGCCGCGAACGGCGAGGAGCTGCGCCTGGAAGTCACCGGCCCGTGGGCGCCCTACTCGTTCACCAGCCTGGGGCAGCGATGA
- the gvpJ gene encoding gas vesicle protein GvpJ, translating to MTVASIPSSRTDDVALVDLLDRLLVGGVVIAGDLTISLADVDLVHISLRALISSVGTLMEPP from the coding sequence ATGACGGTGGCGAGCATCCCCTCATCGAGGACCGATGACGTCGCGCTGGTCGACCTGCTCGACCGTCTGCTCGTAGGCGGTGTGGTGATCGCCGGTGATCTGACGATCAGCCTCGCCGATGTCGATCTGGTGCACATCTCACTGCGGGCGCTGATCAGTTCGGTTGGCACCCTGATGGAGCCACCCTGA
- a CDS encoding gas vesicle protein K gives MAAERRGRIEMDPEEVGRDLGRLVLTIVELLRQLMERQALRRVDVGDLPDETVERLGVGLMRLEEAMEDLRDYFGLRPEDLNIDLGPLGPLLPRDPGRG, from the coding sequence ATGGCGGCCGAACGGCGCGGCCGTATCGAGATGGATCCCGAGGAGGTGGGCCGGGATCTTGGCCGATTGGTGCTCACGATCGTCGAACTGCTCCGCCAGTTGATGGAACGGCAGGCGCTGCGCCGGGTGGACGTCGGTGACCTGCCCGACGAGACCGTCGAACGGCTGGGGGTCGGCCTCATGCGCCTCGAGGAGGCGATGGAAGACCTGCGGGACTACTTCGGGCTGCGCCCCGAGGATCTCAACATCGATCTCGGACCGCTCGGTCCGCTGCTGCCGCGCGACCCCGGCCGCGGGTGA
- a CDS encoding patatin-like phospholipase family protein encodes MSRVAFVLGGGGVLGAAEAGMALALLEGGIRPDLVCGTSVGAINGAALAADPTPEGARALVKFWDELGDQEVFGGSLLRRAAEVLRKPTSLHDNSELRRLLREWLPAQTFEDLVVPFECVAASIERARERWFDSGDLIEPVMASCALPGVLPPVRIGDEHFFDGGLVNSIPLDRAVARGADTIWVLHVGRLEEELRAPRFLWEVGFAAFEIARRHRFHGDLERVGAGVAVHVLPSGLPQRSAATWSNLRYRDRRRIGRRAQLAYDATRAYLDGLQAPESSL; translated from the coding sequence ATGTCCCGCGTGGCGTTCGTACTGGGAGGCGGCGGCGTCCTGGGCGCCGCCGAGGCCGGGATGGCGCTCGCACTGCTCGAGGGCGGGATCCGTCCCGACCTGGTGTGTGGAACGTCGGTGGGGGCGATCAACGGTGCCGCCCTGGCGGCCGACCCCACGCCGGAAGGTGCCCGCGCACTGGTGAAGTTCTGGGATGAGTTGGGCGACCAGGAGGTGTTCGGCGGTTCGCTTCTGCGCCGGGCCGCGGAGGTCCTTCGCAAACCGACGTCGCTGCACGACAATTCCGAACTTCGCCGGCTGCTCCGGGAATGGCTGCCTGCGCAGACGTTCGAAGATCTCGTGGTGCCGTTCGAGTGTGTCGCGGCCAGCATCGAGCGTGCGCGTGAACGCTGGTTCGACAGTGGGGATCTGATCGAGCCGGTCATGGCCTCGTGTGCGCTGCCGGGCGTCCTGCCACCGGTGCGCATCGGCGACGAGCACTTCTTCGATGGTGGACTGGTCAACAGCATTCCGTTGGACCGGGCTGTCGCGCGCGGCGCGGACACGATATGGGTGTTACATGTCGGGCGTCTGGAGGAGGAACTCCGGGCCCCGCGGTTTCTGTGGGAGGTCGGTTTCGCGGCGTTCGAGATCGCGCGTCGGCACCGGTTCCACGGAGATCTGGAACGGGTCGGTGCCGGCGTCGCCGTCCATGTGCTGCCGTCCGGGTTGCCGCAACGGTCCGCGGCGACGTGGTCCAATCTGCGCTACCGCGACCGTCGCCGGATCGGGCGGCGCGCGCAACTGGCGTACGACGCCACCCGCGCCTATCTGGATGGCCTGCAGGCCCCGGAGTCGTCGCTATGA